The following coding sequences are from one Megachile rotundata isolate GNS110a chromosome 13, iyMegRotu1, whole genome shotgun sequence window:
- the Skeletor gene encoding DM13 and DOMON_DOH domain-containing protein skeletor isoform X1 has product MTTRSPASSSTRLSTAVLVAAVFILLATQVCSEAYYGKLIGKLSELHHGVSGEVYAVDGRTLFIKDFTYDGEAPTAYFYVGNTKSPNGNGIRLRDERGSTETLRRYRRKSITLTLPDGKTLNNIKWFAVWCDEYAVNFGDVRIPRGFDYPKPQKLAALSGVHGVSSEPIVVVDAQTLLIPNFSYDGEAPDAKFWVGAGPTPSPQGIRIPDENGKVVPLRRYDRKTIVLTLPSDLTIHQIGHFGVWCEAFTVDFGHVQIPQSLNVPPSLKMLGVSPQSKLNCEVLEDKLAFEVRWAVAGDSIVAQLVGKLEDGQYMAFGLSADPKRSLMVGGDAVVAWVDKQTLQGYAVDYFLDAKSQCSGGRGSCPDTRIQENTNSIRLLNAALVDGYSIVTYQRLLKTNDELDHQILTNDSQAIIWAIGPLNERLEVSFHSDYLKTDRFIDFGRPPVWNCPIPEHSQTLVDNEDKGSGNQLVEVTTKRPPRAPATPAPAPKKDAWEIPPIQCYEPEDGVLYAQMGPTGGKHGYPAITGHVGWGISWYINGLLIPEINVVRGTKYTFVVEGGENPDTPARYHPFYITDDPVGGYQHKTPEEKAKVKIFAGAQRQRGVYRPTGVGRLCNWVPDQSQPPADEFATFGAYQRTLTLECDPGEPGIVTWTPDENTPDTVYYQCFTHRYLGWKINVHDSCEAAAAASEQHEVYAAPENQRPRINADLEHSPSIRVPSKVTPTAEFLQQHLHQPYGEHGLRIPYHPTTNPGKLSTPYMQLLTTAHNNNYVRLQSSPQYEEPFGSSASSSYSTPGVSLLPHSHEVRVKDMHHVHLEEDPMQQQQHHHPNYHRYNHLHHHHQLAPIYHEQSIGTSRPISPHPGRHHQIMEIEPDFVHQASNQQLSNLVADNPRPLSPGTKYAYPVASNAQIQYPSRPLYHHYATNYHHLYHLPPHHHYNRYQPEQRTQLMMIKRPMMSRRPMLQTAHSMPQPNMPRPIFLERKKSVYAPATSVFRRNQEKASSANGNFQVSKLKKVDPKQWSKLEAKVSDANLPNANVFSTPMKPARNTGFDPGSIVIENGFKPIIRNLEQPADVAEKRSSDKTEDDVRETLNHRPVDNFEPVFIPSPPVPTVNTVKRSKKKIAKPRPSEFEDMEMAADRMNAYYLPPVPSTISNESPSSSSSEVLITFDGKRLKDRGLARSISRIEEHSRSTLSSDVLSRTPQFGRFKGELPPLIPEESRSRLDKRRPSFADSSLSETTPTKNTKLMLVTRSKRSPHEGHVHAMNSSETNHHDYHDHHDHRDNSSSLLVNAGQTLMANLGYIFLTFVFYHII; this is encoded by the exons AGGTATGCAGCGAAGCTTATTACGGCAAGCTTATCGGCAAGCTGTCGGAACTTCATCACGGCGTCAGCGGTGAAGTTTACGCCGTGGACGGGCGAACTCTGTTCATCAAGGATTTCACGTACGACGGCGAAGCACCAA CTGCCTATTTCTACGTCGGCAATACCAAGAGTCCCAACGGTAATGGAATCAGGCTTCGGGACGAGCGTGGATC AACGGAAACGCTGAGGCGGTACCGGAGGAAGAGCATCACCCTGACGCTTCCGGACGGAAAAACTCTGAACAACATCAAATGGTTCGCCGTATGGTGCGACGAATACGCC GTGAACTTCGGAGACGTTAGGATACCGCGAGGATTCGATTAcccaaaacctcaaaaattGGCAGCTCTCAGCGGAGTGCACGGAGTCAGTTCAGAACCGATCGTCGTGGTGGACGCCCAAACGCTCTTGATACCGAACTTTAGTTACGATGGCGAAGCACCGG ACGCGAAATTTTGGGTGGGAGCCGGACCAACACCGTCGCCCCAAGGTATCCGTATTCCCGACGAGAACGGAAAGGTGGTACCTCTCCGTCGATACGATCGCAAGACTATCGTGCTGACGTTGCCCTCGGATCTAACGATCCATCAGATCGGCCATTTTGGCGTCTGGTGCGAGGCGTTCACCGTCGACTTCGGCCACGTACAAATTCCGCAGAGTCTTAACGTGCCACCATCCCTAAAGATGCTCGGAGTCTCGCCGCAG TCAAAACTGAACTGTGAAGTTCTGGAGGACAAGCTGGCTTTCGAGGTGCGATGGGCCGTGGCCGGAGACAGCATAGTCGCCCAACTCGTTGGAAAACTTG AGGATGGACAGTACATGGCATTCGGACTGTCTGCGGATCCTAAGAGAAGTTTGATGGTTGGCGGAGACGCGGTAGTCGCCTGGGTCGATAAGCAAACACTTCAAGGATACGCCGTCGATTATTTCCTGGACGCCAAATCCCAATGTTCCGGTGGACGGGGTAGCTGTCCCGACACACGCATACAA GAGAACACGAATTCCATCCGATTGTTGAACGCAGCCCTGGTGGACGGATATAGTATTGTCACGTATCAGAGGCTACTGAAGACGAACGACGAGCTGGACCATCAAATCCTGACAAACGACTCGCAAGCGATCATCTGGGCCATCGGTCCTCTGAACGAGAGGCTAGAGGTCAGCTTTCACTCGGACTATTTGAAAACCGACCGCTTCATCGACTTTGGTCGACCACCGGTTTGGAATTGTCCCATTCCAGAGCACTCGCAAACGCTCGTGGATAACGAGGATAAAGGCAGCGGAAATCAG CTAGTAGAAGTGACTACAAAAAGACCGCCGCGTGCGCCAGCTACACCAGCACCGGCACCTAAAAAAGATGCATGGGAGATTCCACCTATTCAATGCTACGAACCCGAGGACGGTGTGCTTTACGCGCAAATGGGACCAACCGGAGGAAAACACGGCTATCCCGCGATCACTG GTCACGTCGGTTGGGGTATCTCGTGGTACATAAATGGCCTACTGATTCCCGAGATCAACGTTGTACGCGGAACAAAGTATACTTTCGTGGTGGAAGGCGGCGAGAATCCTGATACACCTGCTCGTTATCATCCCTTCTATATTACCGACGACCCTGTCGGTGGATACCAACACAAAACGCCTGAAGAGAAAGCC AAGGTAAAAATATTCGCGGGTGCACAACGTCAGCGCGGTGTGTATCGACCAACGGGTGTAGGTCGTTTGTGCAACTGGGTACCGGACCAAAGTCAACCCCCCGCCGACGAATTCGCGACGTTCGGTGCTTACCAACGTACGTTGACTCTGGAATGCGACCCTGGTGAACCAGGTATCGTGACGTGGACTCCCGACGAGAACACACCGGACACCGTATACTATCAG TGTTTCACACACCGTTACCTGGGCTGGAAGATCAACGTTCACGACAGCTGCGAAGCCGCTGCGGCTGCCAGCGAGCAGCACGAGGTTTACGCGGCGCCGGAAAATCAACGACCGAGGATCAATGCGGATCTCGAGCACAGCCCCAGCATCCGTGTCCCGAGCAAGGTAACGCCAACGGCGGAGTTTCTTCAGCAACATCTTCATCAACCCTACGGTGAACATGGGCTTCGTATTCCTTATCATCCAACGACTAACCCCGGCAAGCTAAGCACACCATACATGCAACTACTAACGACCGCTCATAACAACAATTACGTCCGCTTACAATCATCGCCGCAGTACGAGGAGCCGTTCGGTTCGAGTGCTTCTTCTTCGTACAGTACGCCCGGTGTCAGCCTTCTGCCGCATAGTCACGAGGTACGCGTGAAGGACATGCATCACGTGCACCTCGAGGAAGACCCGATGCAGCAACAACAGCATCATCATCCGAACTACCACCGCTACAATCATCTTCATCACCATCATCAGCTAGCGCCGATCTATCACGAGCAATCGATCGGAACCAGTAGACCAATCTCCCCCCATCCTGGCAGACATCATCAAATCATGGAGATCGAACCGGACTTCGTTCACCAAGCCTCTAACCAGCAATTGTCTAACCTCGTTGCAGATAACCCACGACCACTGAGCCCCGGGACGAAATACGCTTATCCGGTTGCCAGCAATGCGCAGATCCAATACCCTAGCAGGCCGTTGTATCACCATTACGCGACCAATTACCACCACCTTTATCACCTGCCACCTCACCACCATTACAATCGCTATCAGCCAGAACAGAGGACTCAACTGATGATGATCAAGAGACCGATGATGAGTCGTCGACCGATGTTGCAGACCGCTCACTCGATGCCGCAGCCAAATATGCCCAGGCCGATCTTTCTGGAACGAAAAAAGTCCGTCTACGCGCCAGCCACCTCCGTGTTCAGAAGAAACCAAGAGAAAGCGTCTTCGGCGAATGGCAATTTTCAGGTCTCGAAGCTGAAGAAAGTTGACCCGAAACAGTGGAGCAAGCTAGAGGCTAAAGTTTCCGACGCGAACTTGCCCAACGCCAACGTCTTCTCTACTCCTATGAAACCAGCCAGGAACACGGGCTTCGATCCAGGTTCCATAGTGATCGAGAACGGTTTCAAGCCGATCATCAGAAATTTGGAGCAACCCGCGGACGTGGCTGAAAAGAGATCTTCCGACAAAACGGAAGACGATGTTCGAGAAACTTTGAATCATAGACCTGTCGACAATTTTGAACCAGTTTTCATACCTTCGCCACCCGTGCCAACCGTGAACACGGTAAAAAGGTCGAAGAAGAAAATCGCGAAACCTCGTCCGAGCGAGTTCGAGGACATGGAAATGGCTGCTGACAGGATGAACGCTTATTACTTGCCTCCGGTTCCCAGCACGATATCCAACGAATCACCGTCTTCGTCCTCGTCAGAGGTATTGATCACGTTCGACGGAAAGAGACTGAAAGACCGTGGCTTGGCCAGGTCGATTTCCAGGATCGAAGAGCATTCCAGAAGCACGTTATCCTCGGATGTGCTCAGTAGAACCCCGCAATTCGGGAGATTCAAAGGGGAACTACCGCCTCTGATCCCTGAAGAGTCTCGTTCTCGGCTCGATAAACGTCGTCCATCGTTCGCGGACTCGTCGCTATCTGAAACAACGCCGACAAAGAACACGAAATTAATGCTCGTGACGAGGTCGAAGAGATCTCCGCACGAGGGACATGTGCACGCGATGAACAGCTCCGAAACGAATCATCACGATTACCACGATCATCACGATCATCGCGATAATTCGAGTTCTCTGCTCGTTAATGCTGGCCAAACGCTCATGGCTAATTTAGGATACATCTTTCTGACTTTTGTCTTCTACCatattatttga
- the Skeletor gene encoding DM13 and DOMON_DOH domain-containing protein skeletor isoform X3 gives MTTRSPASSSTRLSTAVLVAAVFILLATQVCSEAYYGKLIGKLSELHHGVSGEVYAVDGRTLFIKDFTYDGEAPTAYFYVGNTKSPNGNGIRLRDERGSTETLRRYRRKSITLTLPDGKTLNNIKWFAVWCDEYAVNFGDVRIPRGFDYPKPQKLAALSGVHGVSSEPIVVVDAQTLLIPNFSYDGEAPDAKFWVGAGPTPSPQGIRIPDENGKVVPLRRYDRKTIVLTLPSDLTIHQIGHFGVWCEAFTVDFGHVQIPQSLNVPPSLKMLGVSPQA, from the exons AGGTATGCAGCGAAGCTTATTACGGCAAGCTTATCGGCAAGCTGTCGGAACTTCATCACGGCGTCAGCGGTGAAGTTTACGCCGTGGACGGGCGAACTCTGTTCATCAAGGATTTCACGTACGACGGCGAAGCACCAA CTGCCTATTTCTACGTCGGCAATACCAAGAGTCCCAACGGTAATGGAATCAGGCTTCGGGACGAGCGTGGATC AACGGAAACGCTGAGGCGGTACCGGAGGAAGAGCATCACCCTGACGCTTCCGGACGGAAAAACTCTGAACAACATCAAATGGTTCGCCGTATGGTGCGACGAATACGCC GTGAACTTCGGAGACGTTAGGATACCGCGAGGATTCGATTAcccaaaacctcaaaaattGGCAGCTCTCAGCGGAGTGCACGGAGTCAGTTCAGAACCGATCGTCGTGGTGGACGCCCAAACGCTCTTGATACCGAACTTTAGTTACGATGGCGAAGCACCGG ACGCGAAATTTTGGGTGGGAGCCGGACCAACACCGTCGCCCCAAGGTATCCGTATTCCCGACGAGAACGGAAAGGTGGTACCTCTCCGTCGATACGATCGCAAGACTATCGTGCTGACGTTGCCCTCGGATCTAACGATCCATCAGATCGGCCATTTTGGCGTCTGGTGCGAGGCGTTCACCGTCGACTTCGGCCACGTACAAATTCCGCAGAGTCTTAACGTGCCACCATCCCTAAAGATGCTCGGAGTCTCGCCGCAG GCGTAA
- the Skeletor gene encoding DM13 and DOMON_DOH domain-containing protein skeletor isoform X2 has translation MTTRSPASSSTRLSTAVLVAAVFILLATQVCSEAYYGKLIGKLSELHHGVSGEVYAVDGRTLFIKDFTYDGEAPTAYFYVGNTKSPNGNGIRLRDERGSTETLRRYRRKSITLTLPDGKTLNNIKWFAVWCDEYAVNFGDVRIPRGFDYPKPQKLAALSGVHGVSSEPIVVVDAQTLLIPNFSYDGEAPDAKFWVGAGPTPSPQGIRIPDENGKVVPLRRYDRKTIVLTLPSDLTIHQIGHFGVWCEAFTVDFGHVQIPQSLNVPPSLKMLGVSPQNVHRGGQGQTLGLVNPYELSASSSSSPSSSPSPSFASALLTQQQYQRPTTYRPNLHREDQVQVIRAIDYRIPKNLQSQEPLAQQLRHLEPASYPTQTGRSAAIVQYGDDASNLDDPATYQEQFGNGGFDLPPERLRSRGQLTGEPRANSYARLLRFQGDRRLDSSVRY, from the exons AGGTATGCAGCGAAGCTTATTACGGCAAGCTTATCGGCAAGCTGTCGGAACTTCATCACGGCGTCAGCGGTGAAGTTTACGCCGTGGACGGGCGAACTCTGTTCATCAAGGATTTCACGTACGACGGCGAAGCACCAA CTGCCTATTTCTACGTCGGCAATACCAAGAGTCCCAACGGTAATGGAATCAGGCTTCGGGACGAGCGTGGATC AACGGAAACGCTGAGGCGGTACCGGAGGAAGAGCATCACCCTGACGCTTCCGGACGGAAAAACTCTGAACAACATCAAATGGTTCGCCGTATGGTGCGACGAATACGCC GTGAACTTCGGAGACGTTAGGATACCGCGAGGATTCGATTAcccaaaacctcaaaaattGGCAGCTCTCAGCGGAGTGCACGGAGTCAGTTCAGAACCGATCGTCGTGGTGGACGCCCAAACGCTCTTGATACCGAACTTTAGTTACGATGGCGAAGCACCGG ACGCGAAATTTTGGGTGGGAGCCGGACCAACACCGTCGCCCCAAGGTATCCGTATTCCCGACGAGAACGGAAAGGTGGTACCTCTCCGTCGATACGATCGCAAGACTATCGTGCTGACGTTGCCCTCGGATCTAACGATCCATCAGATCGGCCATTTTGGCGTCTGGTGCGAGGCGTTCACCGTCGACTTCGGCCACGTACAAATTCCGCAGAGTCTTAACGTGCCACCATCCCTAAAGATGCTCGGAGTCTCGCCGCAG AACGTGCATCGCGGAGGGCAGGGACAGACGCTCGGTCTGGTAAATCCGTACGAGCTGTCTGCTTCGTCATCGTCGTCGCCGTCATCGTCTCCTTCTCCTTCCTTCGCGAGCGCGTTGCTGACACAGCAGCAATACCAACGTCCGACAACTTACCGACCGAACCTCCACCGCGAAGATCAAGTCCAAGTGATCCGAGCGATCGACTATCGAATACCAAAGAACCTGCAGTCCCAGGAACCTCTCGCGCAGCAGCTTCGCCATCTCGAACCTGCCTCTTATCCGACGCAAACTGGAAGATCGGCCGCGATCGTGCAATACGGCGACGACGCGTCGAATCTAGACGACCCGGCCACGTATCAGGAACAATTTGGAAACGGTGGTTTCGACCTGCCACCGGAACGATTGAGATCGCGCGGTCAACTTACCGGTGAACCGCGAGCCAACTCGTACGCGAGGCTCTTGCGATTCCAAGGCGACAGACGGCTAGATTCCTCCGTTCGGTATTAA